One Pseudonocardia abyssalis DNA segment encodes these proteins:
- a CDS encoding DUF1707 SHOCT-like domain-containing protein codes for MTTSDVPATSLRVSSLRVSSLRVSDTEREVVAQRLRDAAADGRLTLAEADERQASAYAAQFRHELAPLTADLPGPEPEPAPRGWGGLSPSARRRLTVHVAVGAVVAVLLLLRWALGPGFDGPGIDGDGPRLWPVWPLFWIALSVLFHYRRALRRG; via the coding sequence ATGACCACCAGCGATGTCCCCGCCACCTCCCTCCGCGTCTCCTCCCTCCGCGTCTCCTCCCTCCGCGTCTCCGACACCGAGCGGGAGGTGGTCGCGCAGCGCCTGCGCGACGCCGCCGCCGACGGCCGCCTGACCCTCGCCGAGGCCGACGAGCGCCAGGCGTCGGCGTACGCCGCGCAGTTCCGCCACGAACTGGCCCCGCTCACCGCGGACCTGCCCGGCCCGGAGCCGGAGCCCGCCCCCCGCGGCTGGGGCGGGCTGAGCCCGTCGGCCCGCCGCCGGTTGACCGTGCACGTGGCCGTCGGTGCGGTGGTCGCCGTGCTCCTGCTGCTCCGCTGGGCGCTCGGCCCGGGATTCGACGGCCCGGGGATCGACGGCGACGGACCCCGCCTCTGGCCCGTCTGGCCGCTGTTCTGGATCGCCCTGAGTGTGCTGTTCCACTACCGCCGCGCGCTGCGTCGCGGATGA
- the tal gene encoding transaldolase, with translation MSNDRLKALADAGVSIWLDDLSRERLRSGNLQELITGSHVVGVTTNPTIFAGALANGEAYDEQVRELAGRGASVEDAVREITVADVTEACDVFRGVWESTNGVDGRVSLEVDPGLARDPDGTVAQAIDLWKAVDRPNLLVKIPATEAGLPAVGRTLAEGISVNVTLIFSVERYRAVMGAYLEGLEAAAANGHALPGIASVASFFVSRVDGEIDKRLEKIGTDEALALRGKAGVANSRLAYAAFQDVFSGERWEALAAQGAVVQRPLWASTGVKNPDYPDTLYVTELVVADTVNTMPEKTMQAFADHGEVHGDRVTGTAAEAQEVFDALERVGIDLTDVFLVLEEEGVEKFDKSWAELGETVQGQLDGAR, from the coding sequence ATGAGCAACGACCGTCTGAAGGCGCTCGCCGACGCGGGTGTCTCCATCTGGCTCGACGACCTGTCGCGCGAGCGCCTGCGCAGCGGCAACCTGCAGGAGCTGATCACCGGGTCGCACGTCGTCGGCGTCACCACCAACCCGACGATCTTCGCGGGGGCGCTGGCGAACGGCGAGGCCTACGACGAGCAGGTCCGCGAGCTCGCCGGGCGCGGCGCGTCGGTCGAGGACGCGGTCCGCGAGATCACCGTCGCCGACGTCACCGAGGCCTGCGACGTCTTCCGCGGCGTCTGGGAGTCCACGAACGGCGTCGACGGACGCGTGTCGCTGGAGGTCGACCCGGGCCTGGCCCGTGACCCCGACGGCACCGTCGCACAGGCGATCGACCTGTGGAAGGCCGTCGACCGGCCCAACCTGCTGGTGAAGATCCCGGCCACCGAGGCGGGCCTGCCCGCGGTCGGCCGCACGCTCGCCGAGGGCATCTCGGTGAACGTCACGCTGATCTTCTCGGTCGAGCGCTACCGCGCCGTCATGGGCGCCTACCTGGAAGGGCTGGAGGCCGCCGCGGCCAACGGGCACGCGCTGCCGGGCATCGCGTCGGTCGCGAGCTTCTTCGTCTCCCGCGTCGACGGCGAGATCGACAAGCGGCTCGAGAAGATCGGCACCGACGAGGCGCTGGCGCTGCGCGGCAAGGCCGGGGTCGCGAACTCCCGGTTGGCCTACGCGGCGTTCCAGGACGTGTTCTCCGGGGAGCGCTGGGAGGCACTCGCCGCGCAGGGGGCGGTCGTCCAGCGACCGCTGTGGGCCTCGACCGGGGTCAAGAACCCCGACTACCCCGACACCCTCTACGTCACCGAGCTCGTCGTCGCCGACACCGTCAACACCATGCCGGAGAAGACGATGCAGGCCTTCGCCGACCACGGCGAGGTCCACGGCGACCGGGTCACCGGCACCGCAGCCGAGGCGCAGGAGGTCTTCGACGCCCTCGAGCGCGTGGGCATCGACCTCACCGACGTGTTCCTCGTGCTGGAGGAGGAGGGCGTCGAGAAGTTCGACAAGTCCTGGGCCGAGCTCGGCGAGACCGTGCAGGGCCAGCTCGACGGCGCCCGCTGA
- the pgl gene encoding 6-phosphogluconolactonase has product MMAADIAVHANPDVLAAAAAARLLTRLVDLQAAGAVPKLVLTGGGVGIAMLEHIRQTPARDAVDWGQVEFWWGDERFLPPGHPDRNETQAREALLDHVRVDPAKVFAMGADTGTGPSGADAAAETYAQLLAKAARPEDHGPVPSFDILLLGMGGEGHTASVFPHSPAVYETERCVVAVHGCPKPPPTRVSLTLPAIRRAAEVWIITTGEAKAVAVSLALGEAGEVAIPVAGARGRRRTRWLLDRAAASKLPRDLVPAIG; this is encoded by the coding sequence CTGATGGCCGCCGACATCGCCGTCCACGCCAACCCCGACGTCCTCGCCGCGGCCGCCGCGGCCCGGCTCCTCACCCGCCTGGTCGACCTGCAGGCCGCGGGCGCGGTGCCCAAGCTGGTGCTCACCGGCGGCGGCGTCGGGATCGCGATGCTGGAGCACATCCGGCAGACGCCCGCACGAGACGCCGTCGACTGGGGCCAGGTCGAGTTCTGGTGGGGCGACGAGCGGTTCCTGCCGCCCGGGCACCCCGACCGCAACGAGACCCAGGCCCGCGAGGCTCTGCTCGACCACGTACGCGTCGACCCGGCGAAGGTGTTCGCGATGGGCGCCGACACCGGCACCGGCCCGTCCGGGGCCGACGCCGCCGCCGAGACCTACGCCCAGCTGCTCGCGAAGGCGGCCCGCCCGGAGGACCACGGCCCGGTGCCGTCGTTCGACATCCTGCTGCTCGGGATGGGCGGGGAGGGCCACACCGCGTCGGTGTTCCCGCACTCCCCCGCCGTCTACGAGACCGAACGTTGCGTCGTCGCCGTGCACGGCTGCCCCAAGCCACCGCCCACCCGCGTGTCGCTGACGCTGCCGGCGATCCGCCGCGCCGCCGAGGTCTGGATCATCACCACGGGCGAGGCGAAGGCCGTCGCGGTCTCGCTCGCCCTGGGCGAGGCGGGCGAGGTCGCCATCCCGGTCGCCGGTGCGCGCGGCCGCAGGCGCACCCGCTGGCTCCTCGACCGCGCCGCGGCGTCGAAGCTGCCGCGCGACCTGGTGCCCGCGATCGGCTGA
- a CDS encoding response regulator, producing the protein MIRVLLADDQALVRAGFRALLSSTPDIAVVGEAEDGHAAVLRARDTAPDVVLMDIRMPGTDGLDAARQIVADPRLAGVRVVMLTTFAEDAYIFDAIRAGASGFLVKDIEPADLIAAVRVVHRGDALLSPTVTRRLIEEFAARARPPGREVGALLARLTDREREVLALVATGLSNDDIAARLVVSPATAKTHVSRAMVKLGVRDRAQLVVIGYESGLVRPGWLG; encoded by the coding sequence GTGATCCGGGTGCTGCTGGCCGACGACCAGGCGCTCGTCCGCGCCGGGTTCCGCGCGCTGCTGTCCTCGACCCCCGACATCGCCGTCGTCGGGGAGGCCGAGGACGGGCACGCGGCCGTACTCCGGGCCCGGGACACCGCGCCCGACGTCGTCCTCATGGACATCCGGATGCCGGGCACCGACGGGCTCGACGCCGCCCGACAGATCGTCGCCGACCCGCGGCTGGCCGGCGTCCGCGTCGTCATGCTCACGACGTTCGCCGAGGACGCCTACATCTTCGACGCGATCCGGGCGGGGGCCAGCGGGTTCCTGGTCAAGGACATCGAGCCCGCCGACCTCATCGCGGCGGTCCGCGTCGTCCACCGCGGCGACGCGCTGCTCTCCCCGACGGTGACCCGCCGGCTGATCGAGGAGTTCGCCGCGCGGGCCCGGCCGCCCGGACGCGAGGTGGGGGCCCTGCTCGCCCGCCTCACCGACCGCGAACGCGAGGTCCTGGCCCTGGTGGCGACCGGGCTGTCGAACGACGACATCGCCGCGCGTCTGGTCGTCAGCCCGGCCACGGCGAAGACCCACGTCAGCCGGGCGATGGTGAAGCTGGGGGTCCGCGACCGCGCCCAGCTGGTGGTGATCGGCTACGAGTCCGGTCTGGTGCGGCCGGGCTGGCTGGGCTGA
- the opcA gene encoding glucose-6-phosphate dehydrogenase assembly protein OpcA, translating into MIVDLPSSTTSAVNKKLVELREDGGVQALGRVLTLVIITDDGSAVEGAIEAANSASREHPCRVIVLASGQRKAAPRLDAQIRVGGDAGASEVIVLRGYGALAAPEAGAGMVTPLLLPDAPVVAWWPGEAPAVPSDDAVGRLAQRRITDALSSKNPVKAFEQRRAKHVAGDTDLTWTRLTPWRALLATALDAPPHEDVTSAVVAGEAVSPSTDLIAGWLVSRLGVKVKRSPAASGPGLVSVVLERPSGPVELLRPDGKVGSLRQPGQPDRLVALPRRELRDCLAEELRRLDPDEIYRAALAGVARTTRGRTPVTVPALAVSS; encoded by the coding sequence GTGATCGTCGACCTTCCGTCGAGCACCACATCGGCGGTCAACAAGAAGCTCGTCGAGCTCCGCGAGGACGGCGGGGTGCAGGCGCTGGGCCGCGTGCTCACCCTGGTGATCATCACCGACGACGGTTCCGCCGTCGAGGGGGCGATCGAGGCCGCGAACTCCGCCAGCCGCGAGCACCCGTGCCGGGTGATCGTGCTGGCCAGCGGCCAGCGCAAGGCGGCGCCGCGGCTCGACGCGCAGATCCGGGTCGGCGGCGACGCGGGCGCGAGCGAGGTGATCGTGCTGCGCGGCTACGGTGCGCTCGCCGCGCCCGAGGCCGGGGCCGGGATGGTCACGCCGCTGCTGCTGCCCGACGCGCCGGTCGTCGCGTGGTGGCCGGGCGAGGCCCCCGCCGTGCCGTCCGATGACGCCGTCGGACGGCTCGCGCAGCGGCGCATCACCGACGCGCTGTCGTCGAAGAACCCGGTGAAGGCGTTCGAGCAGCGCCGCGCGAAGCACGTCGCGGGCGACACCGACCTCACCTGGACCCGCCTGACGCCGTGGCGCGCGCTGCTCGCGACAGCCCTCGACGCCCCGCCGCACGAGGACGTCACGTCCGCGGTGGTCGCGGGCGAGGCCGTGTCGCCGTCGACCGACCTGATCGCGGGCTGGCTCGTCTCCCGGCTCGGGGTGAAGGTCAAGCGCTCCCCCGCCGCGAGCGGGCCCGGCCTCGTGTCGGTCGTCCTGGAACGGCCGTCGGGCCCGGTGGAGCTGCTGCGCCCCGACGGCAAGGTGGGCAGCCTGCGCCAGCCGGGGCAGCCCGACCGGCTCGTCGCACTGCCCCGCCGGGAGCTGCGCGACTGCCTCGCCGAGGAGCTGCGCCGGCTCGACCCGGACGAGATCTACCGTGCCGCGCTCGCCGGTGTCGCCCGGACCACCCGCGGGCGCACGCCGGTGACGGTGCCGGCGCTGGCGGTGTCGTCCTGA
- the tkt gene encoding transketolase, with protein MPVTDADIARLTQASLPADWTELDRRAVDTVRVLAADAVEKAGSGHPGTAMSLAPLAYSLFQKVMRHDPTDADWIGRDRFVLSCGHSSLTLYLQLFLGGWGLELADIENLRQWGSATPGHPEHRHTPGVEITTGPLGQGLASAVGMAMGARRERGLFDPDAAPGESPFDHQIFVIASDGDIEEGVTAEASSLAGHQQLGNLTVIYDDNKISIEDDTDIALSEDVAKRYEAYGWHVQVVEGGENVTGILDALAAAKAETGRPSFVLLRTIIGFPAPTKMNTGKAHGSALGAEEIAAVKKIVGMDPERSFQVDADVLAHTRSLRDTGRAAHEEWTTSFDAWAQREPDRKALLDRMLGRTLPEGWEKALPSWDVDPKGVATRKASGEVLKALADVLPELWGGSADLAESNNTTMEGADSFGPTSIATSMWKAQPYGRTLHFGIREHAMGSIINGIALHGPTRPYGGTFLIFSDYMRPAVRLGALMKCAGIYVWTHDSIGLGGDGPTHQPIEQLSALRAIPGLSVVRPADANETASAWKAVLERPEGPCGLALSRQNLPTLEGTSVEGVAKGGYVLADASSGTPQLVIIATGSEVSLAVEARKVLEDKGVPTRVVSMPCVEWFDEQDAAYRESVIPKAVRARVTVEAGVAQSWYRFAGDAGEIVSIEHYGASADADVLFREFGFTTEAVVAAAERSLSAITDDAV; from the coding sequence GTGCCCGTGACCGATGCCGACATCGCCCGCCTGACGCAGGCCTCGCTGCCCGCCGACTGGACCGAACTGGACCGGCGGGCCGTCGACACGGTCCGTGTCCTCGCCGCCGACGCCGTCGAGAAGGCCGGGTCCGGTCACCCGGGCACCGCGATGAGCCTCGCCCCGCTGGCGTACAGCCTGTTCCAGAAGGTGATGCGCCACGACCCCACCGACGCCGACTGGATCGGCCGCGACCGCTTCGTGCTGTCCTGCGGGCACTCCAGCCTGACGCTGTACCTGCAGCTGTTCCTCGGCGGCTGGGGACTCGAGCTCGCCGACATCGAGAACCTGCGGCAGTGGGGCTCGGCCACCCCCGGCCACCCCGAGCACCGCCACACCCCCGGCGTCGAGATCACCACCGGTCCGCTGGGCCAGGGCCTCGCCTCCGCCGTCGGCATGGCGATGGGCGCGCGCCGCGAGCGCGGCCTGTTCGACCCGGACGCCGCCCCCGGCGAGAGCCCGTTCGACCACCAGATCTTCGTCATCGCCTCCGACGGCGACATCGAGGAGGGCGTCACCGCCGAGGCGTCCTCGCTCGCCGGGCACCAGCAGCTGGGCAACCTCACGGTGATCTACGACGACAACAAGATCTCCATCGAGGACGACACCGACATCGCGCTGTCCGAGGACGTCGCGAAGCGCTACGAGGCCTACGGCTGGCACGTGCAGGTCGTCGAGGGCGGCGAGAACGTCACCGGCATCCTCGACGCACTGGCCGCGGCGAAGGCCGAGACCGGCCGCCCGTCGTTCGTCCTGCTGCGCACGATCATCGGCTTCCCCGCGCCGACGAAGATGAACACCGGCAAGGCGCACGGCTCGGCGCTGGGCGCCGAGGAGATCGCGGCGGTCAAGAAGATCGTCGGGATGGACCCGGAGCGGTCCTTCCAGGTCGACGCCGACGTCCTCGCGCACACCCGCTCCCTGCGCGACACCGGGAGGGCCGCCCACGAGGAGTGGACCACCTCCTTCGACGCGTGGGCGCAGCGCGAGCCCGACCGCAAGGCGCTGCTCGACCGCATGCTGGGCCGCACCCTGCCCGAGGGCTGGGAGAAGGCGCTGCCGAGCTGGGACGTCGACCCGAAGGGCGTCGCCACCCGCAAGGCCTCCGGCGAGGTGCTCAAGGCCCTCGCCGACGTGCTGCCCGAGCTGTGGGGCGGCTCGGCCGACCTCGCGGAGAGCAACAACACCACGATGGAGGGCGCCGACTCGTTCGGGCCCACCTCGATCGCCACGTCGATGTGGAAGGCGCAGCCCTACGGCCGCACGCTGCACTTCGGCATCCGCGAGCACGCGATGGGCTCGATCATCAACGGGATCGCGCTGCACGGGCCCACCCGCCCCTACGGCGGCACGTTCCTCATCTTCTCCGACTACATGCGCCCGGCCGTGCGGCTCGGCGCGCTGATGAAGTGCGCCGGCATCTACGTCTGGACGCACGACTCCATCGGCCTGGGCGGCGACGGCCCGACGCACCAGCCGATCGAGCAGCTCTCCGCGCTGCGCGCGATCCCGGGCCTGTCCGTGGTGCGCCCGGCCGACGCCAACGAGACGGCGTCGGCGTGGAAGGCGGTGCTGGAGCGCCCCGAGGGCCCGTGCGGCCTCGCGCTGTCGCGGCAGAACCTGCCGACCCTGGAGGGCACCTCCGTCGAGGGCGTCGCCAAGGGCGGGTACGTGCTGGCCGACGCCTCGTCCGGCACGCCGCAGCTGGTGATCATCGCCACCGGGTCCGAGGTGTCGCTGGCCGTCGAGGCGCGGAAGGTACTGGAGGACAAGGGCGTTCCCACCCGTGTGGTCTCCATGCCGTGCGTCGAGTGGTTCGACGAGCAGGACGCGGCCTACCGCGAGTCGGTCATCCCGAAGGCCGTCCGGGCGCGCGTGACCGTCGAGGCAGGCGTCGCGCAGTCCTGGTACCGCTTCGCCGGCGACGCGGGCGAGATCGTCTCCATCGAGCACTACGGCGCGAGCGCGGATGCCGACGTCCTGTTCCGCGAGTTCGGCTTCACCACCGAGGCGGTCGTCGCGGCCGCCGAGCGCAGCCTCTCCGCCATCACCGACGACGCAGTCTGA
- a CDS encoding heme o synthase, translating into MARARSTVGAYLGLTKTRIIEQLLVVTVPAMFLAQRGIPSVWLIIATLLGGALAAASAHALNCVVDADIDKVMKRTARRPLAKGQVPPRNALIFGLVLGVLSSVWLGLTTNWLAAALSVAAIAFYVLVYTLLLKRRTSQNIVWGGAAGCMPVVIGWAAVTGTVEWPALVMFAIIFFWTPPHFWALAMRYREDYAAAGVPMLPVVATPVQVSRRIVAYSWVMFVVTLALLPVTSWIYAAVAVLGGAWFVISAHRLHHDIVAGDEVSPMKLFHLSNMYLCLLFAAIAVDAAIGLPVLGLPF; encoded by the coding sequence GTGGCTCGTGCGCGATCCACCGTCGGCGCCTACCTGGGCCTCACCAAGACCCGGATCATCGAGCAGCTCCTGGTCGTCACGGTCCCGGCGATGTTCCTCGCGCAGCGGGGCATCCCGAGCGTCTGGCTGATCATCGCCACGCTGCTCGGCGGCGCGCTGGCCGCGGCGAGCGCGCACGCGCTCAACTGCGTCGTCGACGCCGACATCGACAAGGTGATGAAGCGCACCGCGCGCCGTCCGCTGGCCAAGGGTCAGGTGCCGCCGCGCAACGCGCTGATCTTCGGCCTGGTCCTGGGCGTGCTCAGCTCGGTCTGGCTCGGGTTGACGACGAACTGGCTCGCCGCCGCGCTGTCGGTCGCGGCCATCGCGTTCTACGTGCTGGTCTACACGCTGCTGCTCAAGCGCCGGACCTCGCAGAACATCGTCTGGGGCGGCGCGGCGGGCTGCATGCCCGTCGTCATCGGGTGGGCGGCGGTCACCGGCACCGTCGAGTGGCCCGCGCTGGTCATGTTCGCGATCATCTTCTTCTGGACTCCGCCGCACTTCTGGGCGCTCGCCATGCGCTACCGCGAGGACTACGCCGCCGCCGGGGTGCCGATGCTGCCCGTCGTCGCCACGCCGGTGCAGGTGTCGCGTCGGATCGTCGCGTACTCGTGGGTGATGTTCGTGGTCACGCTCGCGCTGCTGCCCGTCACGTCGTGGATCTACGCGGCCGTCGCGGTGCTGGGCGGGGCGTGGTTCGTCATCTCGGCCCACCGCCTGCACCACGACATCGTGGCGGGCGACGAGGTCAGCCCGATGAAGCTGTTCCACCTGTCGAACATGTATCTCTGCCTGCTGTTCGCCGCGATCGCGGTGGACGCGGCGATCGGCCTCCCGGTCCTCGGCCTGCCCTTCTAG
- the zwf gene encoding glucose-6-phosphate dehydrogenase, which translates to MTATPAAGWSNPLRDPRDKRLPRIAGPCGLVIFGVTGDLSRKKLMPAIYDLANRGLLPPGFALTGFARRDWAAQDFGQVVYEAVKEHARTPFRQSVWDRLAEGFRFVQGSFDDDDAFDRLEDTVRELDRERGTGGNHAFYLSIPPNAFPVVCKQLSRSGLAAQEGLDQWRRVVIEKPFGHDLKSAVELNGIVNEVFPEDSVFRIDHYLGKETVQNILALRFANQLFEPIWNSHYVDHVQITMAEDIGLGGRAGYYDGIGAARDVIQNHLLQLLAFIAMEEPTSFSSDELRAEKTKVLKATRLVGPLEETTARGQYSGGWQGGENVPGLKEEVGFDPESGTETYAAITVEVDTRRWAGVPFYLRTGKRLGRRVTEIAVIFKRAPHLPFDETMTEELGQNAFVVRVQPDEGVTMRFGSKVPGSTMEVRDVTMDFGYGTSFTEASPEAYERLILDVLLGEPSLFPVNDEVERSWEILDPVIEHWHAAKTGPDPYPAGSWGPESADAMLARTGRTWRRP; encoded by the coding sequence ATGACGGCCACGCCGGCTGCGGGCTGGAGCAACCCGCTCCGCGACCCGCGCGACAAGCGGCTCCCGCGGATCGCGGGACCGTGCGGACTGGTGATCTTCGGGGTCACCGGTGACCTCTCGCGCAAGAAGCTGATGCCCGCCATCTACGACCTCGCCAACCGCGGGCTGCTGCCGCCCGGCTTCGCCCTCACCGGCTTCGCCCGCCGCGACTGGGCCGCGCAGGACTTCGGCCAGGTCGTCTACGAGGCCGTCAAGGAGCACGCGCGCACCCCGTTCCGGCAGAGCGTGTGGGACCGGCTCGCGGAGGGGTTCCGGTTCGTCCAGGGCAGCTTCGACGACGACGACGCGTTCGACCGCCTGGAGGACACCGTCCGCGAGCTCGACCGCGAGCGCGGCACCGGCGGCAACCACGCCTTCTACCTCTCGATCCCGCCGAACGCGTTCCCGGTGGTGTGCAAACAGCTCTCCCGCTCCGGGCTCGCCGCCCAGGAGGGCCTCGATCAGTGGCGCCGGGTCGTCATCGAGAAGCCGTTCGGGCACGACCTGAAGTCGGCCGTGGAGCTCAACGGGATCGTCAACGAGGTCTTCCCCGAGGACTCGGTGTTCCGCATCGACCACTACCTCGGCAAGGAGACCGTCCAGAACATCCTGGCGCTGCGCTTCGCCAACCAGCTGTTCGAGCCGATCTGGAACTCCCACTACGTCGACCACGTGCAGATCACGATGGCCGAGGACATCGGCCTCGGCGGGCGGGCGGGGTACTACGACGGCATCGGCGCCGCCCGCGACGTCATCCAGAACCACCTGCTGCAGCTGCTCGCGTTCATCGCGATGGAGGAGCCCACGTCGTTCTCCTCAGACGAGCTGCGCGCGGAGAAGACCAAGGTGCTCAAGGCGACCCGCCTCGTCGGGCCGCTGGAGGAGACCACCGCCCGCGGGCAGTACAGCGGCGGGTGGCAGGGCGGCGAGAACGTGCCCGGGCTCAAGGAGGAGGTCGGCTTCGACCCCGAGTCCGGCACCGAGACCTACGCCGCGATCACCGTCGAGGTCGACACCCGCCGCTGGGCGGGCGTGCCGTTCTACCTGCGCACCGGGAAGCGCCTCGGCCGCCGCGTCACCGAGATCGCGGTGATCTTCAAGCGTGCCCCGCACCTCCCGTTCGACGAGACGATGACCGAGGAGCTCGGCCAGAACGCGTTCGTGGTGCGGGTGCAGCCCGACGAGGGTGTCACCATGCGGTTCGGGTCGAAGGTCCCGGGCTCCACCATGGAGGTCCGCGACGTCACGATGGACTTCGGCTACGGGACCTCCTTCACCGAGGCCTCCCCCGAGGCCTACGAGCGCCTGATCCTCGACGTGCTGCTCGGCGAGCCGTCGCTGTTCCCGGTCAACGACGAGGTCGAGCGGTCCTGGGAGATCCTCGACCCGGTGATCGAGCACTGGCACGCCGCGAAGACCGGGCCCGATCCCTACCCGGCCGGCTCGTGGGGGCCCGAGTCCGCCGACGCCATGCTCGCCCGCACCGGCCGCACCTGGAGGCGCCCGTGA
- a CDS encoding type IV toxin-antitoxin system AbiEi family antitoxin domain-containing protein, producing MDPLLHRHALLAAGAVPHEVRRQLRLGELAGVRRGRYVAGPLPSRPELRHLLNVHAAMAELAPDAVASHQSAAVVHGLPIWDTDLTRVHATRDRRSGARRSPVTHLHAARLDPDEIVVVAGVRVTSIARTVLDVARSVSFDAALVVADAALHRHLLTREDLAAALVRAQRWRGAPGAARVLAFADPGSMSVGETRSRIALRDAGLPVPVLQWRVRRRDGTEVAQTDFGWPERRTVGEFDGRVKYGRSLRPGQDVAQVLFEEKRREDAVRAEDLGMVRWVWADLDRFAPVAERLRQTFR from the coding sequence GTGGATCCCCTCCTGCACCGGCACGCCCTGCTCGCGGCCGGGGCGGTCCCGCACGAGGTCCGTCGGCAGCTGCGGCTCGGTGAGCTCGCGGGGGTCCGGCGGGGCCGGTACGTGGCGGGCCCGCTCCCGTCGCGGCCGGAGCTGCGCCACCTGCTGAACGTGCACGCCGCCATGGCGGAGCTGGCCCCGGACGCCGTCGCGAGCCACCAGTCGGCCGCCGTCGTGCACGGCCTGCCCATCTGGGACACGGACCTGACCCGCGTGCACGCGACCCGGGACCGGCGGTCGGGCGCGCGCCGCAGCCCCGTCACGCACCTGCACGCGGCCCGGCTCGATCCCGACGAGATCGTGGTCGTCGCCGGCGTGCGGGTCACCTCGATCGCGCGGACGGTGCTCGACGTGGCGCGGTCGGTGTCGTTCGACGCCGCGCTGGTCGTCGCCGACGCGGCGCTGCACCGCCACCTCCTCACGCGTGAGGACCTGGCCGCGGCGCTGGTGCGGGCGCAGCGGTGGCGCGGCGCACCCGGTGCCGCCCGGGTGCTCGCGTTCGCCGACCCGGGCTCGATGAGCGTCGGCGAGACGCGCAGTCGCATCGCGCTGCGCGACGCCGGCCTCCCGGTGCCGGTGCTGCAGTGGCGGGTGCGCCGCCGCGACGGGACCGAGGTGGCGCAGACCGACTTCGGCTGGCCGGAACGGCGGACGGTGGGGGAGTTCGACGGCCGGGTGAAGTACGGCCGGTCCCTGCGCCCCGGGCAGGACGTCGCGCAGGTGCTGTTCGAGGAGAAGCGGCGGGAGGACGCCGTCCGGGCCGAGGACCTCGGGATGGTGCGGTGGGTGTGGGCCGACCTCGACCGGTTCGCGCCGGTGGCCGAGCGGCTCCGACAGACCTTCCGCTGA
- a CDS encoding sensor histidine kinase, whose protein sequence is MPPTPSSRAWWGGSRAWWGGVWSTVVVPLLVAGFTLGGTQWSDRYGQPAARPVDALAVVLLLAGPALLVVRRARPGLVLGLVAAVLITYLALGYPVGPVFVASLFALAEAVSAGRRVVAYTVTAVTFTAAVSAYALTHPTTAIPLSAIGGWTASLVAFVAGCELRRSRRERLEQAREARREAERRRAGEERLEMARELHDALGHHLSLINVQAGVALYLMDDDPEQARRALATIKKSSRELLREMRATLGVLRGVDEPSREPVAGLARLDALVVENGQAGLPVTVHTHGSPRDLPAGVDLAAYRIVQEALTNTRRHAAADSATVLLGYDDEGLTIEVTDDGTASSAPGGGNGLPGMRERAAALGGTFTAGPGPEGGFRVRAHLPTAREEATP, encoded by the coding sequence GTGCCGCCGACCCCCAGTTCCCGCGCGTGGTGGGGCGGCTCCCGCGCGTGGTGGGGCGGCGTGTGGTCGACGGTCGTCGTGCCGCTCCTGGTGGCGGGGTTCACCCTCGGCGGCACCCAGTGGTCAGACCGGTACGGGCAGCCCGCCGCGCGTCCCGTCGACGCCCTCGCGGTCGTGCTGCTGCTGGCCGGACCGGCGCTGCTCGTGGTGCGCCGTGCCCGGCCCGGCCTCGTCCTCGGGCTGGTCGCCGCCGTCCTGATCACCTATCTCGCGCTGGGCTACCCGGTCGGGCCGGTGTTCGTCGCCTCGCTGTTCGCGCTGGCCGAGGCGGTGTCGGCCGGGCGCCGGGTCGTGGCGTACACCGTCACCGCGGTGACGTTCACCGCCGCGGTCTCGGCCTACGCGCTCACGCACCCCACGACCGCGATCCCGCTCTCCGCGATCGGGGGTTGGACGGCGTCGCTGGTCGCGTTCGTCGCCGGGTGCGAGCTGCGCCGGTCGCGCCGCGAACGCCTGGAGCAGGCGCGGGAGGCGCGGCGGGAGGCCGAGCGCCGCCGCGCGGGCGAGGAGCGCCTGGAGATGGCGCGCGAGTTGCACGACGCGCTCGGCCACCACCTGTCGCTGATCAACGTGCAGGCCGGGGTCGCGTTGTACCTCATGGACGACGATCCCGAGCAGGCCCGCCGCGCCCTGGCGACGATCAAGAAGTCCAGCCGCGAGCTGCTGCGGGAGATGCGCGCGACCCTCGGCGTGCTGCGCGGCGTCGACGAACCGTCCCGCGAACCGGTCGCCGGGCTCGCCCGCCTCGACGCGCTCGTCGTGGAGAACGGGCAGGCCGGGCTGCCGGTCACCGTCCACACGCACGGATCGCCGCGGGACCTGCCGGCCGGGGTGGACCTCGCGGCCTACCGGATCGTGCAGGAGGCCCTGACCAACACCCGCCGCCACGCCGCGGCCGACTCCGCGACGGTCCTGCTGGGCTACGACGACGAGGGGCTGACCATCGAGGTCACCGACGACGGCACCGCGTCCTCGGCACCCGGGGGCGGGAACGGGCTGCCCGGGATGCGGGAGCGCGCCGCGGCACTGGGCGGCACGTTCACCGCGGGCCCCGGCCCCGAGGGCGGGTTCCGGGTCCGTGCCCACCTGCCGACGGCGCGGGAGGAGGCGACCCCGTGA